In Bacillus cereus ATCC 14579, a single window of DNA contains:
- a CDS encoding YlxQ family RNA-binding protein, which yields MSDWKSFLGLANRARKIISGEELVLKEVRSGKAKLVLLSEDASVNTTKRITDKTTYYNVPMRKVENRQQLGHAIGRDERVVVAVLDEGFAKKLRSMLDTNYRG from the coding sequence GTGTCCGATTGGAAATCGTTTTTAGGACTAGCAAACCGGGCTCGGAAAATTATTTCGGGTGAAGAACTCGTTTTAAAAGAAGTACGAAGTGGCAAAGCAAAACTTGTATTGCTATCTGAAGATGCGTCAGTAAATACTACAAAACGCATCACAGATAAAACTACGTACTACAACGTACCAATGAGAAAGGTCGAAAATCGACAACAATTAGGGCATGCGATTGGGAGAGATGAGCGAGTCGTTGTAGCTGTGTTAGATGAAGGCTTTGCGAAAAAGCTGCGTAGCATGCTCGATACAAATTACCGGGGGTGA
- the rnpM gene encoding RNase P modulator RnpM produces the protein MSNRKVPLRKCVATQEMKSKRELVRIVRSKEGEVSIDLTGKKSGRGAYLSKDKESILQAQKKNVLEHHLKAKIDGSLYEELLELVEKESK, from the coding sequence ATGAGCAATCGAAAAGTTCCGTTACGAAAATGTGTTGCAACGCAAGAAATGAAATCAAAACGAGAGCTCGTTCGCATTGTTCGTTCCAAAGAGGGAGAAGTGTCCATTGATTTAACTGGGAAAAAATCAGGACGAGGTGCTTACTTGTCGAAGGACAAGGAGAGCATTCTTCAAGCTCAAAAGAAAAATGTTTTGGAACATCATCTAAAAGCGAAAATCGACGGTTCTTTATATGAAGAGCTTCTTGAGCTTGTTGAGAAGGAGTCGAAATAA
- the nusA gene encoding transcription termination factor NusA: MSTELLDALLVLESEKGISKDIIIDAIEAALISAYKRNFNQAQNVRVSFNPEVGTIQVLARKDVVDNVFDPRLEISVEEARQINPNYQDGDVLEIEVTPKDFGRIAAQTAKQVVTQRVREAERGVIYSEFSDREEDIMVGIVQRQDARFIYVSLGKVEALLPVSEQMPNEQYKPHDRIRVFITKVEKTTKGPQIYVSRTHPGLLKRLFEMEVPEIYDGTVEIRSVAREAGDRSKISVYAENTDVDPVGSCVGPKGQRVQRIVDELKGEKIAIVRWSNDPVEYVANALSPSQVVKVLVDEEEKATTVVVPDHQLSLAIGKRGQNARLAAKLTGWKIDIKSESDAKQLGIVTEEDSVIAFGFDSVEDEIE, translated from the coding sequence ATGAGCACTGAGTTATTAGATGCTTTGCTCGTATTAGAATCTGAAAAAGGCATTAGCAAAGACATTATTATTGATGCGATTGAAGCAGCTTTAATCTCTGCTTATAAGCGCAATTTTAATCAAGCACAAAACGTTCGTGTGAGCTTTAACCCAGAAGTGGGAACAATTCAAGTTTTAGCACGTAAAGACGTAGTAGACAATGTGTTTGATCCACGTCTTGAAATTTCTGTAGAGGAAGCAAGACAAATTAATCCAAACTACCAAGATGGTGACGTACTAGAAATTGAAGTAACACCAAAAGACTTTGGTCGTATTGCAGCACAAACTGCAAAACAAGTTGTAACACAACGAGTGCGTGAAGCAGAGCGCGGTGTTATTTACTCTGAGTTTAGTGATCGTGAAGAAGATATTATGGTAGGTATTGTACAACGTCAAGATGCTCGTTTCATCTATGTAAGCTTAGGAAAAGTAGAAGCTTTATTACCTGTAAGTGAGCAAATGCCTAATGAGCAATACAAACCACATGATCGTATTCGCGTATTCATTACGAAAGTAGAAAAAACGACAAAAGGACCACAAATTTACGTATCACGTACACATCCTGGTCTTTTAAAACGTTTATTCGAAATGGAAGTTCCTGAAATCTATGATGGAACTGTAGAAATTCGTTCTGTAGCACGTGAAGCTGGCGATCGCTCTAAGATCTCTGTATATGCAGAGAACACTGATGTTGATCCAGTTGGTTCTTGTGTAGGACCAAAAGGGCAACGTGTACAACGCATTGTAGACGAATTAAAAGGTGAAAAAATTGCCATCGTTCGCTGGTCAAATGATCCAGTTGAATATGTTGCAAATGCATTAAGCCCATCACAAGTTGTTAAAGTACTTGTAGATGAAGAAGAAAAAGCGACAACAGTAGTTGTTCCAGACCACCAGCTATCATTAGCTATCGGTAAGCGTGGACAAAATGCACGTCTTGCAGCTAAATTAACAGGCTGGAAAATTGACATTAAGAGTGAGTCTGATGCGAAACAACTTGGTATTGTAACAGAAGAAGATAGCGTAATCGCATTTGGATTCGATTCAGTGGAAGACGAAATCGAATAG
- the rimP gene encoding ribosome maturation factor RimP: MDKKVTEVVEAFAQPIVEELNLELVDVEYVKEGQDWFLRVFIDSEKGVDIEECGAVSERLSEALDKEDPIPHLYFLDVSSPGAERPLKKEKDFQQAVGKQVAIKTYEPIDGEKMFEGKLLSYDGTTITLLLTIKTRKKEIQISMDKVANARLAVTF, translated from the coding sequence ATGGATAAGAAAGTCACAGAAGTTGTAGAAGCATTTGCGCAGCCGATCGTTGAAGAGTTAAATCTTGAACTTGTAGATGTAGAGTATGTGAAAGAAGGACAAGACTGGTTCTTACGCGTATTCATCGATTCTGAAAAGGGAGTCGACATTGAAGAATGCGGTGCGGTAAGTGAACGTTTAAGCGAAGCTTTAGATAAAGAGGACCCAATTCCTCATCTTTACTTTTTGGATGTATCATCTCCTGGAGCGGAACGCCCATTAAAGAAAGAAAAAGACTTCCAGCAAGCGGTAGGAAAACAAGTGGCAATTAAAACATATGAGCCGATTGATGGTGAAAAGATGTTTGAAGGAAAACTGCTTTCTTACGATGGTACAACAATAACATTATTATTAACAATTAAAACACGTAAAAAAGAAATCCAAATTTCGATGGATAAAGTCGCAAATGCGCGACTTGCTGTTACGTTTTAG
- a CDS encoding PolC-type DNA polymerase III: MSLTNEQQERFQILLQQLQIPDDLINQYLQGGGIERLVIDKANKSWHFDLQVPRILPTELYELLETKLKQSFSHIARTTFALETENKQFTEEEVRAYWPLCTERITFSPMFAYLKKQLPQVNGVKLLINVNNELESTALKKNVAKPVGDQYEVFGFPRFQLDTHIQQNTEEMQKFREQTQQEDRERVIQAMEEMAKKQAEESSVVYEGPITLGYLIKPDEEITPMREIQDEERRKTVQGYVFHVETKELRSGRTLLTLKITDYTDSIMIKMFSRDKEDIPMLQSLKKGMWVKARGSVQNDTFVRDLVMIANDINEITGPSRKDKAPEGEKRVELHLHTPMSQMDAVTPVSKLVAQAGKWGHEAIAVTDHAVAQSFPEAYSAGKKAGVKVIYGVEANLVNDGVPIAYNEAHRLLAEETYVVFDVETTGLSAVYDTVIELAAVKVKGGEIIDRFESFANPHQPLSATIIELTGITDDMLTDAPEVDEVFKKFEEWMGDHTLVAHNASFDMGFINVGFKKAGLEKTNNPVIDTLELARFLFPEMKNHRLNTMCKKLDIELTQHHRAIYDTEATGYLLVKMLKDVIEKGFEYHDQLNDSMGQGDAYKRGRPSHMTLLATSDVGLKNLYKLVSYSHLNYFYRVPRVPRSLLKKYREGILVGTACDKGEVFEAMMQKAPEEVEEIAQFYDYIEVMPPEVLRHLVERELVRDEGQLKTIISNLVKLGETLDKPVVATGNVHYLDPEDAMYRKILVSSQGGANPLNRHSLPPVHFRTTDEMLECFSFLGEDKAKEVVVTNTQKIASLIGDVHPVKDDLYTPKIEGADDETRDMSYKMARSIYGEELPEIVEARLEKELKSIIGHGFAVIYLISHKLVKKSLVDGYLVGSRGSVGSSFVATMMEITEVNPLPPHYVCPKCKQSEFFNDGSVGSGFDLPDKECPACNIPYVKDGHDIPFETFLGFKGDKVPDIDLNFSGEYQPRAHNYTKVLFGEDYVYRAGTIGTVAEKTAYGYVKGYANDHNLTIRNAEIDRLVAGCTGVKRTTGQHPGGIIVVPDYMDIFDFSPIQYPADSIGAEWRTTHFDFHSIHDNLLKLDILGHDDPTVIRMLQDLSGIDPKTIPTDDPEVMKIFSGPESLGVTEEQINCKTGTLGIPEFGTKFVRQMLEETKPTTFSELVQISGLSHGTDVWLGNANELIYNGTCTLSEVIGCRDDIMVYLIYQGLDPSLAFKIMESVRKGKGVPEEWEEDMKNNNVPGWYIDSCKKIKYMFPKAHAAAYVLMAVRIAYFKVHFALLFYAAYFTVRADDFDVEAMAKGSASIRARIDEIAQKGLDAAPKEKSLLTVLEMTLEMCERGYSFQKVDLYRSHATEFIIDGDTLIPPFNAVPGLGTNAALSIVEARKNGDFLSKEDLQQRSKVSKTIIEYLDSQGCLGDLPDQNQLSLF; this comes from the coding sequence ATGTCTTTAACAAATGAACAACAAGAGCGATTTCAAATTTTGCTCCAGCAGTTGCAAATACCAGACGACCTTATAAATCAATATTTACAAGGCGGTGGTATTGAAAGGCTCGTTATTGATAAAGCGAATAAAAGTTGGCATTTTGATTTACAAGTGCCACGTATTTTGCCTACAGAATTATATGAATTGCTAGAAACAAAGCTTAAGCAATCATTTTCTCATATTGCAAGAACAACATTTGCATTAGAAACAGAGAATAAACAATTTACAGAAGAAGAAGTGAGGGCGTATTGGCCGCTTTGTACGGAACGAATTACATTTTCACCTATGTTCGCATACTTAAAGAAGCAGCTTCCACAGGTGAATGGAGTGAAGTTGCTAATAAATGTGAATAACGAGTTGGAGTCTACTGCTTTAAAGAAAAACGTTGCGAAACCAGTAGGGGATCAATACGAAGTTTTTGGATTCCCGCGTTTTCAGTTAGACACACATATACAGCAAAATACAGAAGAAATGCAAAAGTTTCGTGAACAAACGCAGCAAGAAGACCGCGAGCGTGTTATACAAGCTATGGAAGAAATGGCGAAGAAGCAAGCTGAAGAAAGCAGCGTTGTGTATGAAGGACCGATTACACTCGGGTATCTTATTAAGCCAGATGAAGAGATTACACCGATGCGAGAAATTCAAGATGAAGAAAGAAGAAAAACGGTTCAAGGATATGTCTTCCATGTAGAAACAAAAGAGCTTCGTAGTGGACGTACGTTATTAACTTTAAAAATAACGGATTATACGGATTCTATTATGATCAAAATGTTCTCGCGTGACAAAGAAGATATTCCAATGCTGCAATCCTTGAAAAAAGGAATGTGGGTGAAAGCGCGTGGTTCTGTTCAAAACGATACATTCGTTCGAGATTTAGTAATGATTGCAAATGATATTAATGAAATAACAGGACCGTCTCGTAAAGATAAAGCACCAGAAGGCGAAAAACGAGTAGAGCTGCATCTCCATACTCCGATGAGTCAAATGGACGCTGTCACTCCAGTTTCTAAGCTTGTTGCTCAAGCTGGTAAATGGGGACATGAGGCTATTGCGGTTACAGACCATGCCGTGGCTCAGTCTTTCCCAGAGGCGTATTCTGCGGGGAAGAAGGCTGGAGTTAAAGTTATATATGGTGTAGAAGCAAATTTAGTTAATGATGGTGTACCGATAGCATATAACGAAGCGCATCGTTTACTTGCAGAGGAAACGTATGTTGTTTTCGACGTTGAGACGACAGGTTTATCAGCTGTATACGATACAGTTATTGAGTTGGCTGCTGTAAAAGTAAAGGGTGGCGAAATTATTGACCGCTTTGAATCTTTTGCAAATCCGCATCAACCATTATCGGCGACGATCATTGAATTAACAGGTATTACAGATGATATGTTAACTGATGCACCTGAAGTGGACGAAGTGTTTAAAAAGTTTGAGGAATGGATGGGCGACCATACACTTGTTGCCCATAACGCGAGCTTTGATATGGGCTTTATTAACGTAGGTTTTAAAAAGGCTGGACTAGAAAAAACGAATAACCCCGTTATTGATACGTTAGAACTTGCACGATTCTTATTCCCAGAAATGAAAAATCATCGATTAAATACGATGTGTAAAAAACTTGATATTGAATTAACACAACATCACCGTGCAATTTATGATACAGAAGCGACGGGATATTTACTTGTGAAAATGTTGAAAGACGTAATTGAAAAGGGATTTGAATATCACGATCAATTAAATGATAGCATGGGACAAGGGGATGCGTATAAGCGTGGCCGTCCAAGTCATATGACGTTACTTGCCACATCAGATGTTGGATTGAAAAATTTATATAAACTTGTTTCATATTCTCACCTTAATTACTTTTACCGTGTACCACGTGTGCCGAGGTCACTATTAAAAAAATACCGTGAAGGAATTTTAGTAGGAACGGCTTGTGATAAAGGTGAAGTTTTCGAGGCAATGATGCAAAAGGCACCTGAAGAGGTAGAAGAAATTGCCCAGTTCTATGATTACATTGAAGTAATGCCTCCAGAGGTGTTGCGTCATTTAGTAGAACGTGAACTTGTTCGAGACGAAGGTCAATTAAAAACAATTATTTCTAACTTAGTAAAACTAGGTGAGACGTTAGATAAACCAGTTGTTGCTACAGGAAACGTGCATTATTTAGACCCTGAGGATGCAATGTATCGTAAAATTTTAGTCAGTTCGCAGGGCGGAGCCAATCCGTTAAATCGACATTCATTACCGCCAGTACATTTCCGTACAACTGATGAAATGTTAGAATGTTTTTCATTCTTAGGTGAAGATAAAGCGAAAGAAGTTGTTGTAACAAATACACAAAAGATTGCGTCATTAATTGGTGATGTGCATCCAGTAAAAGACGATTTATACACACCGAAAATTGAAGGTGCTGATGATGAAACGCGTGATATGAGTTATAAAATGGCGCGTAGCATTTATGGTGAAGAGCTACCGGAAATTGTAGAAGCACGTTTAGAAAAAGAATTAAAAAGTATTATTGGGCATGGATTCGCCGTAATTTATTTAATTTCACATAAGCTTGTGAAAAAATCGTTAGTAGACGGATATCTAGTAGGTTCGCGTGGATCGGTAGGATCATCATTTGTTGCAACGATGATGGAAATTACAGAAGTAAACCCATTACCACCACACTATGTATGTCCGAAGTGTAAGCAATCAGAATTCTTTAATGATGGTTCTGTAGGCTCTGGTTTTGACTTACCAGATAAAGAATGTCCTGCTTGTAATATTCCATATGTAAAAGATGGACATGACATTCCGTTCGAAACATTCCTTGGATTTAAAGGAGATAAGGTACCCGATATCGATTTGAACTTCTCCGGGGAATACCAACCACGTGCCCATAACTATACGAAAGTACTGTTCGGTGAAGACTATGTATATCGTGCAGGAACGATTGGTACAGTTGCGGAAAAAACTGCTTACGGATATGTAAAAGGTTATGCAAATGATCATAACTTAACGATTCGAAATGCAGAGATTGATCGCTTAGTAGCAGGGTGTACCGGTGTAAAACGTACAACAGGACAGCATCCAGGCGGTATTATCGTTGTGCCAGATTACATGGATATCTTTGATTTCTCACCAATACAGTATCCAGCTGATTCAATTGGTGCTGAATGGAGAACAACGCATTTTGATTTCCACTCGATTCATGATAATTTATTGAAACTTGATATACTAGGACACGATGATCCGACCGTTATTCGTATGTTACAAGATTTAAGTGGTATTGATCCGAAAACAATCCCAACGGATGATCCAGAAGTAATGAAAATTTTCTCTGGTCCAGAATCGTTAGGGGTAACGGAAGAACAAATTAACTGTAAAACAGGTACACTTGGTATACCAGAGTTTGGTACAAAATTCGTAAGACAGATGTTAGAAGAGACAAAACCGACGACATTCTCAGAGTTAGTCCAAATTTCTGGACTATCACATGGTACCGACGTATGGCTTGGTAATGCAAACGAGTTAATTTATAACGGTACATGTACGCTGAGCGAAGTTATCGGTTGTCGTGATGACATCATGGTATATTTAATCTATCAAGGTCTAGATCCATCATTAGCCTTCAAAATCATGGAGTCGGTTCGTAAAGGTAAAGGTGTACCGGAAGAATGGGAAGAAGACATGAAAAATAATAATGTGCCAGGTTGGTATATTGATTCATGTAAGAAGATTAAATACATGTTCCCTAAAGCCCATGCGGCTGCTTACGTACTTATGGCTGTACGTATCGCATACTTTAAAGTACATTTTGCACTGTTATTCTATGCCGCATATTTTACAGTTCGTGCAGATGATTTTGATGTAGAGGCAATGGCGAAAGGTTCAGCATCTATACGTGCAAGAATTGATGAAATTGCTCAAAAGGGACTCGATGCTGCGCCGAAAGAGAAGAGTTTATTAACGGTACTAGAAATGACACTTGAAATGTGTGAGCGTGGATACTCATTCCAAAAGGTGGATTTATACCGCTCACATGCAACAGAATTTATTATTGATGGAGATACATTAATCCCTCCATTTAATGCAGTACCTGGTCTTGGCACAAACGCAGCTTTAAGTATTGTAGAAGCACGTAAAAATGGAGACTTCTTATCAAAAGAAGACTTGCAACAGCGAAGTAAGGTTTCGAAAACAATTATTGAGTATTTAGATAGCCAAGGTTGTTTAGGAGACTTACCAGATCAAAACCAGTTATCACTGTTCTAG
- a CDS encoding proline--tRNA ligase, which translates to MKQSMVFSPTLREVPADAEIKSHQLLLRAGFMRQNASGIYSFLPFGLKVLHKVERIVREEMERAGAVELLMPAMQAAELWQESGRWYSYGSELMRMKDRNAREFALGATHEEVITDLVRDEVKSYKKLPLTLYQIQTKFRDEQRPRFGLLRGREFLMKDAYSFHATQESLDEVYDRLYKAYSNIFARCGLNFRAVIADSGAMGGKDTHEFMVLSDVGEDTIAYSDTSDYAANIEMAPVVATYTKSDEAEKALEKVATPDQKAIEEVSAFLNIEADKCIKSMVFKVDEKLVVVLVRGDHEVNDVKVKNVYGASVVELASHEEVKALLNWEVGSLGPINVTGDIEIIADHAVASIVNGCSGANEEGFHYVNVNPERDFKVSQYTDLRFIQEGDQSPDGNGTILFARGIEVGHVFKLGTRYSEAMNATFLDENGKTQPLIMGCYGIGVSRTVAAIAEQFNDENGLVWPKAVAPFHVHVIPVNMKSDAQREMGENIYNSLQEQGYEVLLDDRAERAGVKFADADLFGLPVRVTVGKKADEGIVEVKVRATGESEEVKVEELQTYIANILK; encoded by the coding sequence ATGAAACAAAGTATGGTATTCAGTCCTACATTACGTGAAGTTCCAGCTGATGCTGAAATTAAGAGTCATCAGCTATTACTTCGTGCAGGTTTTATGCGTCAAAATGCTTCTGGTATTTATAGCTTTCTACCATTTGGATTAAAAGTATTACACAAAGTAGAACGTATCGTTCGAGAAGAAATGGAGCGCGCAGGAGCTGTAGAATTATTAATGCCAGCTATGCAAGCTGCGGAATTATGGCAAGAATCAGGTCGTTGGTATTCTTACGGATCTGAATTAATGCGTATGAAAGATCGTAATGCTCGTGAATTCGCATTAGGAGCGACACATGAGGAAGTAATTACGGATCTTGTGCGTGATGAAGTGAAATCATATAAAAAATTACCGTTAACATTATACCAAATTCAAACAAAATTCCGTGATGAGCAAAGACCTCGTTTCGGCTTATTACGTGGAAGAGAGTTTCTAATGAAAGATGCATACTCTTTCCATGCTACACAAGAGAGCTTAGATGAAGTATACGATCGTTTATATAAAGCATACTCTAACATTTTTGCTCGCTGTGGCTTGAATTTCCGTGCAGTTATTGCTGATTCTGGAGCAATGGGCGGAAAAGATACACATGAATTTATGGTATTATCTGATGTTGGTGAAGATACAATTGCATACTCTGACACATCTGATTATGCAGCAAACATCGAAATGGCTCCTGTTGTAGCTACGTATACGAAGAGTGACGAAGCAGAAAAAGCACTTGAAAAAGTAGCAACACCAGACCAAAAAGCAATTGAAGAAGTATCTGCATTCTTAAACATCGAAGCTGACAAGTGCATTAAGTCTATGGTGTTTAAAGTAGATGAGAAATTAGTAGTGGTACTTGTTCGTGGTGATCACGAAGTAAACGATGTGAAAGTGAAAAATGTATACGGCGCTTCAGTTGTTGAGCTTGCTTCTCATGAAGAAGTAAAAGCATTATTAAATTGGGAAGTTGGTTCATTAGGACCGATTAATGTAACAGGTGATATCGAAATTATTGCTGATCATGCTGTAGCATCAATTGTTAACGGATGTTCAGGAGCGAATGAAGAAGGATTCCATTATGTAAATGTAAATCCAGAACGTGACTTTAAAGTAAGTCAATATACAGATTTACGCTTCATCCAAGAAGGAGACCAATCTCCAGATGGAAACGGAACAATTCTTTTTGCACGCGGAATTGAAGTTGGTCATGTATTCAAATTAGGAACTCGTTATAGTGAAGCAATGAACGCAACATTCCTGGATGAAAACGGAAAAACACAACCACTTATTATGGGTTGTTACGGTATCGGGGTATCTCGTACAGTGGCAGCAATTGCAGAGCAGTTTAACGATGAGAACGGCTTAGTTTGGCCAAAAGCTGTAGCACCGTTCCATGTGCATGTAATTCCAGTAAATATGAAATCGGATGCACAACGTGAAATGGGTGAAAATATCTACAACTCATTACAAGAACAAGGCTATGAAGTGTTATTAGACGATCGTGCAGAACGTGCAGGTGTTAAATTTGCAGATGCAGATTTATTCGGTCTTCCAGTTCGTGTTACAGTTGGTAAAAAAGCAGACGAAGGTATTGTAGAAGTGAAAGTACGTGCTACAGGTGAGTCTGAAGAAGTAAAAGTAGAAGAACTTCAAACATATATTGCAAATATTTTAAAATAA